One genomic window of Boudabousia tangfeifanii includes the following:
- the folK gene encoding 2-amino-4-hydroxy-6-hydroxymethyldihydropteridine diphosphokinase — translation MTLDEIRIEDIEAFGYHGVFPHEREVGQRFIADVCVWLDTEAAGRQDDLDLTVNYAQLAQRVRSVLVGEPMQLLEALAQRIAIEMFTFSGIERARITLKKPDVDLGVPGKVSVTIERDRNWAEQILGGNGAEATAPKAAETQASAFSGAGVGAAALAGTGLAAGAPSAVEPVVLDPADQDVQAGEDLAEDGTANVTATSTGLTPAVAHTSDEDFPAGDIEELTTEDRVVLSFGGNLGDVPAHMKTALEALIDNPAINVEEVSPLMLTEPVLAPDQDPQPAYLNCVVLVSTTLALGELLSFTQGLEAEAGRVRDGRWQARPLDIDMIAAGNNRGASSNLLLPHPRAWERGFVLAPWLAIDPDAYLVGAGSVKDLLADLPNGDGINSVWEDWLNEDVKDAPPEIRQRLEHPDEVAPTVPRPLPTPSETTSTFAPRTFDAAPTTASIPMRRPLRELIAQANEAQSRHRRDGQASGRAMDYFERVANEETPAKKGQASEPESDAKAGVAADSEPESDSATEAMEVKDLLDYEDDELVDTKINPGAAARTSTSLRRIVVRPTTTGAIPISEVPGALEEITSANDLLDPMPSATEIGDAVLEAEASSNEAEAGDQDEKTDHADDDSGKDKLQDGEADQEENISADAKPADDVEDAEQK, via the coding sequence GTGACTTTGGACGAGATTCGGATTGAGGACATTGAGGCCTTCGGCTACCACGGCGTTTTTCCGCATGAACGTGAAGTCGGGCAGCGATTCATTGCCGACGTTTGCGTTTGGCTCGATACCGAAGCTGCCGGCCGGCAAGACGACCTCGACCTGACCGTCAACTATGCGCAACTGGCCCAGCGAGTCCGCTCCGTCCTAGTGGGCGAACCCATGCAGCTACTTGAGGCACTCGCCCAGCGCATTGCCATTGAAATGTTTACTTTCTCTGGGATTGAACGGGCTCGCATTACCTTGAAAAAGCCAGACGTTGATCTGGGCGTGCCTGGCAAAGTTAGCGTCACGATCGAACGCGACCGCAACTGGGCAGAACAAATCCTGGGTGGAAATGGTGCAGAAGCTACCGCCCCAAAAGCAGCTGAGACTCAGGCCAGCGCATTTTCAGGTGCTGGCGTAGGTGCGGCCGCCTTGGCCGGGACTGGTCTGGCCGCTGGTGCGCCCTCGGCAGTTGAACCGGTGGTGCTAGACCCGGCCGACCAAGACGTGCAGGCGGGCGAAGACCTAGCCGAGGACGGAACGGCGAATGTCACCGCCACCTCCACTGGGCTCACTCCAGCGGTAGCCCACACTAGCGACGAAGATTTTCCCGCCGGAGACATTGAAGAACTCACCACCGAAGATCGGGTAGTGCTTTCCTTTGGCGGCAATTTGGGGGACGTGCCCGCGCACATGAAGACCGCCCTTGAAGCTTTGATTGATAATCCAGCCATCAATGTGGAAGAAGTCTCCCCACTGATGCTCACCGAACCGGTGCTCGCGCCCGACCAGGATCCGCAGCCGGCTTATCTAAACTGCGTGGTTTTGGTATCCACCACCTTGGCCTTGGGCGAGCTACTTTCTTTCACGCAAGGTTTGGAGGCCGAGGCCGGTCGAGTTCGTGATGGCCGCTGGCAGGCTCGCCCGTTAGACATTGACATGATTGCCGCCGGGAACAATCGGGGTGCGTCCTCGAACCTATTGCTGCCACACCCGCGCGCTTGGGAACGTGGCTTCGTGCTGGCCCCATGGTTGGCGATCGACCCTGACGCCTACCTGGTGGGTGCTGGGAGCGTGAAAGACCTGTTGGCGGATTTGCCAAACGGGGACGGGATCAACTCGGTGTGGGAAGACTGGCTGAACGAGGACGTCAAGGACGCCCCGCCGGAAATTCGCCAGCGCCTAGAACATCCTGACGAGGTCGCCCCGACTGTGCCGCGCCCACTGCCGACGCCCTCGGAAACCACCTCTACTTTTGCCCCCAGAACTTTCGACGCCGCACCCACGACTGCTTCGATTCCGATGCGACGACCTTTGCGTGAACTGATTGCCCAAGCGAACGAGGCGCAAAGTCGCCACCGTCGTGACGGCCAGGCTAGCGGTCGCGCCATGGACTATTTCGAACGGGTCGCCAATGAGGAAACCCCAGCGAAGAAGGGGCAGGCAAGTGAGCCAGAATCTGACGCGAAAGCTGGCGTAGCGGCAGATAGCGAGCCGGAATCGGACTCGGCAACCGAGGCAATGGAGGTCAAGGATCTGCTCGACTATGAGGACGACGAACTAGTCGACACCAAGATCAACCCGGGAGCAGCCGCTCGTACCTCTACCAGCTTGCGTCGCATCGTAGTTCGCCCCACCACCACCGGGGCTATCCCGATCAGTGAAGTGCCCGGAGCTTTGGAAGAAATCACCAGTGCAAACGACCTCTTAGATCCAATGCCTTCCGCCACCGAAATTGGTGACGCGGTGCTTGAAGCCGAAGCGTCGTCAAACGAGGCGGAAGCGGGCGACCAAGACGAAAAAACGGACCACGCGGACGATGACTCCGGTAAGGACAAACTGCAGGATGGCGAAGCCGACCAGGAGGAGAATATTTCGGCCGATGCTAAGCCTGCCGATGACGTAGAGGATGCGGAGCAGAAGTGA
- the folE gene encoding GTP cyclohydrolase I FolE: protein MTEATPQRQYDEAAAAAAVEAFLRAIGEDPTRDGLQETPARVARAWREITGGLHTDPAKHLERTFEIDHNEMVLVRDIPFYSVCEHHLLPFFGQAHVAYIPAGGRVTGLSKLARVVEGYARRPQVQERLTSQIADALVESLGAKGVGVVLSGEHMCMTMRGVSKPGSQTITSALRGAMRTNDATRAEFMSLVLAPNNR from the coding sequence TTGACTGAGGCAACTCCTCAACGCCAGTACGACGAGGCCGCTGCCGCCGCCGCGGTGGAAGCCTTCTTGCGAGCCATTGGGGAAGACCCCACTCGTGACGGGCTGCAAGAAACCCCTGCTAGGGTTGCCCGTGCTTGGCGCGAAATCACCGGTGGGCTTCACACCGACCCGGCCAAGCACCTCGAACGCACTTTCGAAATCGACCACAACGAAATGGTGCTCGTGCGCGATATCCCGTTCTACTCGGTTTGTGAACACCACCTGCTCCCGTTCTTCGGGCAGGCTCACGTGGCCTACATTCCAGCCGGCGGTCGGGTTACTGGCCTGTCCAAGTTGGCTCGGGTAGTCGAAGGCTATGCCCGTCGCCCCCAAGTTCAGGAGCGACTAACCAGCCAGATCGCTGACGCCCTCGTTGAATCCCTGGGCGCCAAAGGCGTTGGCGTGGTCCTCAGCGGGGAACACATGTGCATGACCATGCGCGGGGTTTCCAAGCCTGGTTCGCAGACCATCACCTCCGCTTTGCGTGGGGCCATGCGCACCAATGACGCCACTCGCGCCGAGTTCATGTCCCTCGTTTTGGCCCCCAACAACCGGTAG
- a CDS encoding DUF3180 family protein, with amino-acid sequence MNRLNYTLMGLLGVLGLVGGWVVLDLTVRSGNTPFIASPLIGVVFAATAVFLYIQGRRVLKLKRRVYTDLTWEGAFKVAVMTHSAGYLSSLFTGALLSQLVMGIIRWEAWALRANAIGAIFGLVGAIALVIVSIIVERWCVIDDDSKPDKGEVSESMQIPRRATPRTKP; translated from the coding sequence GTGAACCGGCTGAACTACACACTCATGGGCCTGCTAGGCGTTTTAGGGCTAGTAGGTGGCTGGGTTGTGCTTGATTTGACGGTTCGTTCGGGAAACACCCCGTTTATTGCCTCCCCACTTATTGGCGTGGTTTTTGCTGCGACCGCGGTGTTCTTGTACATTCAGGGTCGTCGCGTGTTGAAGCTAAAGCGACGCGTTTACACTGACCTTACTTGGGAAGGTGCTTTTAAGGTGGCCGTGATGACTCATTCTGCCGGCTACCTTTCTTCGCTTTTTACTGGGGCGCTTTTGTCGCAACTGGTGATGGGAATTATTCGTTGGGAAGCGTGGGCTTTGCGTGCCAATGCGATTGGGGCCATCTTTGGTTTGGTCGGTGCGATCGCCCTCGTGATTGTGTCAATTATTGTGGAACGCTGGTGTGTGATTGATGATGATTCGAAACCCGATAAGGGTGAAGTTTCTGAGTCGATGCAGATTCCTCGGCGCGCCACACCTCGAA
- the folP gene encoding dihydropteroate synthase, with translation MSYQLENLVKPTAVMGILNVTPDSFSDGGRHFSLKDALAGAERLLAEGATLIDVGGESTRPGSTRIPSSEEQDRIMPVIKELVAGGAVVSVDTLHADTAAKAIEAGAQIINDVSGGLYDDQMGKVVAGSPAYYICQHWRGTPDTMDQLASYEDVTAEVKAELDERLAELFAAGVVPEQIILDPGLGFAKNPQQCWQLLAQLPELQAMGYPILIGASRKRFVGQIPGVEGGPTERDLPTAVISAWCAQHQIWAVRVHDVRSSVIAINTVRSMLDANSLEDRK, from the coding sequence ATGTCGTATCAGCTCGAAAACCTGGTCAAACCCACCGCCGTGATGGGGATCCTCAACGTCACCCCTGACTCTTTTTCGGACGGGGGACGCCACTTTTCCCTCAAGGATGCCCTAGCTGGGGCCGAGCGTTTGCTGGCCGAGGGCGCCACCCTGATCGACGTCGGTGGGGAATCGACCCGCCCCGGTTCTACCAGGATCCCGTCCTCGGAAGAACAAGACCGCATCATGCCGGTGATTAAAGAACTCGTGGCCGGGGGCGCCGTAGTTTCGGTCGACACCCTGCACGCGGACACTGCCGCCAAGGCGATCGAAGCGGGAGCCCAAATCATCAACGATGTTTCCGGTGGACTCTATGACGACCAGATGGGCAAAGTAGTGGCCGGCAGCCCCGCCTACTACATTTGCCAGCACTGGCGTGGCACCCCCGACACCATGGATCAGCTCGCCAGTTACGAGGACGTTACCGCGGAAGTCAAAGCGGAACTCGACGAACGTTTGGCGGAGCTATTTGCCGCCGGCGTGGTGCCCGAGCAAATCATTTTGGACCCAGGTTTGGGCTTTGCCAAGAACCCCCAACAATGCTGGCAACTGCTTGCACAGTTGCCCGAGTTGCAGGCTATGGGGTACCCGATCCTGATTGGGGCCTCGCGCAAGCGCTTCGTGGGGCAAATCCCGGGGGTCGAAGGTGGCCCCACCGAACGTGATTTGCCCACTGCTGTCATTTCCGCCTGGTGTGCTCAACACCAGATTTGGGCAGTGCGAGTTCATGACGTTCGCAGTAGTGTAATTGCTATTAACACCGTGCGCTCCATGCTGGACGCTAACTCTTTGGAGGATCGCAAGTGA